Genomic segment of Chitinispirillales bacterium:
CGAACGAGGCGCTTGCCGCACCGTTTATTGCGTCTACGGCTATTTTAATCTTTGACTTTTTTATTAAATCGACATCGACATTTTTTAAAATCGCGTCTATATGCGCCGACACAGCCGTTTTTTCAACTTTTTTGGGAGAAGTCGGAAATTTTTCAAATTCCGCATCAGATAAAAAGTTCCCTTTTTCGTATTCATAATATAAATCTCGGCTCTCGACGGCGTTAAAAAGTCGTCCGCTGAAATGAACCGGCTTATATCCGTTATACGGATGCGGATTGTGGCTTGCGGTAATTATTATTCCTGTCGCCGCTTCAAAATATTTAGTCGCAAAACAAGTGGTAGGCGTAGTCGCAATTCCTATGGAAACCGGCTCTTTGTTCGCCGCGAAAATTCCCTGACAAATCGCTTTTTCAATATCTTCGCCGGACGGACGCGTGTCACGTCCGATAATTACTTTCTTTCCGATTGATGATTTTGCTTGAATGTACGCAACCGCCCGTAGTAGCTCAAGCGACAAATCGTCGCCGACTTTTCCTCTGATTCCTGAAACCGACATTATTGCTTTTTTCAAAAAAAGCTCCTTTAATAATAATAAAGAAAATACGATATTGACAAAATAAAAAACAAAATTAATTTATATAAAATTCAACGTTAAATTTTATTACATCCGGCGTTTCGACATTTATTATTTTATATAGTTTTTTGGTTTGTTTCATTATTAAAGAAAGCAAATTTTAATGGAAAAGAAATTGTTGTTTAGTTCAACGGCGACTCAAAAAAGAGTGGCCGTCCTTGAAGATAACGCTGTCGTTGAATATATTATAGAGCAGCCGGATAATTGCAGAGCGCTTGGAAATATATATAGAGGAAGGGTGGAAAATATAGTTCCCAGCATACAGTCCGCGTTCATCGACATCGGACTTGAAAAAAATGCTTTTTTAAACGTCGCCGACATAGAAACCGCTATAGTTCCGGATTTTAGTGAAGATGAAGATACGGAAAATACGAATGAAAGTGAAGAAGCGAAAGATACGAGTAAAGGCGAAGATGTAGATGAAAGCGAAGATGTAGATATAGAAAATTGTTACGCCATTGAAAATCTTATTCAAGAAGGTCAGGAACTGTTAGTTCAAGTTTCCAAAGAACCGATAGGCGATAAATGTCCTAAAGTCACTACGAAAATCTCTATCGCCGGAAGATTTTTAGTTTTAGTGCCGGATTCTAAAAATATAGGCGTTTCCAAGAAAAGCGACGAGAGAAAAAAACGTAAACGTCTGCAAAGAGCGCTAAAAGCGATGCTTCCTGAAAATATGGGGTGTATAATTAGAACCATTGGTCTTGACGTCGATGAAGAATTGATATATAACGAATTGAAACTTCTTGTAGGAGAATGGGAACTCATTCAGCAAAGATCGCTTGAAAGCGATGATCAGCGTCTTCTTTACAAAGAACAGAATGTTACGACTCAGGCGATTCGCGATTTGTTTTCAAAGGACGTTAAAGAGGTTATTGTCGATGACGCGGACGATTATAAAGAAATTGTTTCGTATTTGACGAAAATTGCGCCGGAAATGAACAATCGAGTTACTCTTTACACTCATAACGTTCCGATTTTTGACTTTTATAATATCGAAAGAGATTTAGACAAGTCGCTTAGACGCAAAGTTTGGTTAAAGAGCGGCGGATATTTGTTTTTTGACAAAACGGAGGCGTTGCTTGCCATTGACGTAAATTCAGGACGAAATAATTCCGAAAGCAATCTTGAAGATACGGTCTTTGCGACTAATATGGAAGCGGCGAAAGAAATCGCCCGTCAATTGCGTTTGCGTGATATCGGCGGAATCATAGTCGTTGATTTTATTGATATGAAAAAAGCGGAAAATCGCGTGGCTCTCCAAAAAAGAATGCACGAATTGCTCAAAAACGATTCTACCGTAACCGATTGTTCCGACTTGTCGCGATTCGGGCTTATTGAAATGACGCGTAAAAGGGTGCGTCCGGGAATAAATGAACTCATGACGGAAATTTGTCCTTCGTGTTATGGGTTGGGACGGGTCTTTTCTACAAAAACGATAGCGTCGAAAATTGACAGATGGCTGCACAGAGCGCAGGCGGATAATATAACATCGCCGGTAAAAATTCTGGTTTCCCAGCCAATGTTTGAATACATAAAAAGAAACGATTTGTGCAAACAGTTCGGAAACGACTACAACGTAAATCTTCGTTTTGAAA
This window contains:
- a CDS encoding Rne/Rng family ribonuclease, producing MEKKLLFSSTATQKRVAVLEDNAVVEYIIEQPDNCRALGNIYRGRVENIVPSIQSAFIDIGLEKNAFLNVADIETAIVPDFSEDEDTENTNESEEAKDTSKGEDVDESEDVDIENCYAIENLIQEGQELLVQVSKEPIGDKCPKVTTKISIAGRFLVLVPDSKNIGVSKKSDERKKRKRLQRALKAMLPENMGCIIRTIGLDVDEELIYNELKLLVGEWELIQQRSLESDDQRLLYKEQNVTTQAIRDLFSKDVKEVIVDDADDYKEIVSYLTKIAPEMNNRVTLYTHNVPIFDFYNIERDLDKSLRRKVWLKSGGYLFFDKTEALLAIDVNSGRNNSESNLEDTVFATNMEAAKEIARQLRLRDIGGIIVVDFIDMKKAENRVALQKRMHELLKNDSTVTDCSDLSRFGLIEMTRKRVRPGINELMTEICPSCYGLGRVFSTKTIASKIDRWLHRAQADNITSPVKILVSQPMFEYIKRNDLCKQFGNDYNVNLRFEISSRLEQDEFEIYIAGQSEHITEKHL